The Corynebacterium tuberculostearicum genome window below encodes:
- the orn gene encoding oligoribonuclease: MGRMPHSEIAAKHDRLVWIDLEMTGLDPERHVIVEVAAVITDGNLNILGEGIDLVVHATEDELAQMDSFVTEMHAKSGLDKEIRESTTSIGEAEDAVLTLINEHCDPEHPAPLAGNSIATDRTFIRTYMPRLDSALHYRMIDVSTIKELARRWHPRAYFNQPDKGMAHRALQDIIESIRELDFYRRSVFRTDEGPTSPEAEEIKAETTADYQAFL; this comes from the coding sequence ATGGGCCGCATGCCACATTCCGAGATAGCCGCAAAACACGATCGCCTCGTCTGGATCGATTTGGAGATGACGGGCCTGGACCCCGAACGCCACGTCATCGTTGAGGTCGCTGCCGTCATCACCGATGGCAACCTCAACATCCTGGGCGAAGGCATCGACCTCGTCGTCCACGCCACCGAGGATGAGCTGGCACAGATGGATTCCTTCGTCACCGAGATGCACGCTAAGTCCGGCCTAGATAAGGAAATCCGCGAGTCCACCACCTCCATCGGGGAAGCCGAGGACGCCGTACTGACACTCATTAACGAGCACTGCGATCCGGAGCACCCCGCTCCCCTGGCCGGCAATTCCATCGCCACGGATCGCACCTTCATCCGCACTTATATGCCGCGGCTCGATAGCGCCCTGCACTACCGCATGATCGACGTCTCCACCATCAAGGAGCTTGCCCGCCGGTGGCACCCGCGTGCTTATTTCAACCAGCCCGATAAGGGCATGGCCCACCGCGCACTGCAGGACATCATCGAATCCATCCGCGAGTTGGACTTCTACCGCCGCAGCGTCTTCCGCACCGACGAGGGCCCCACCTCCCCCGAGGCGGAGGAAATCAAGGCTGAAACCACCGCAGATTACCAGGCGTTTTTGTAA
- a CDS encoding MsnO8 family LLM class oxidoreductase: MATVVAMRFSVLDRGAAGPLDQVAEHARHVEGLGFRRFLVAEHHGVPGIPAGQPGMLAAHVAARTQRIRVGTAGVMLLNHPPFLVAEQINLLEALYPGRIDIGIGSSVGFTGPVRRALHQGDPAEVKQRFEAELATLLRYLRGEEAVTVRPEYAGTPIYVLAGFRSAMVAAKMGLGVILGGPVATQEAAARVYREHALADAPPIISSLNIAVADTPAAARDLLLPEVYAKVLAQSTGEFAALRPAGELDMDALTGQQRRRIEEALAHDVWGTVKEVGEELRGVGKRLGVSEFVVTGDMPDVAGRARSEELLASLQAEN, translated from the coding sequence ATGGCTACAGTGGTGGCCATGCGCTTTTCTGTTTTAGACCGCGGGGCGGCCGGGCCGTTGGACCAGGTAGCTGAGCACGCCCGGCACGTGGAGGGGCTTGGTTTCCGGCGATTTCTGGTGGCCGAGCATCATGGCGTGCCGGGCATTCCGGCGGGGCAGCCGGGGATGTTGGCAGCCCACGTGGCGGCGCGCACGCAGCGCATTCGGGTGGGCACGGCCGGCGTCATGCTGTTGAATCACCCGCCGTTTCTGGTGGCCGAGCAGATAAACCTCCTCGAGGCGCTGTATCCCGGGCGCATCGATATTGGGATTGGTTCCTCTGTCGGCTTTACTGGCCCGGTGCGGCGGGCACTGCACCAGGGCGACCCGGCCGAGGTGAAGCAGCGCTTTGAGGCGGAGCTGGCGACGCTATTGCGCTACCTGCGCGGCGAGGAGGCGGTGACGGTGCGGCCGGAGTATGCGGGCACGCCGATCTACGTGTTGGCGGGCTTTCGATCGGCCATGGTTGCGGCCAAGATGGGGCTCGGCGTCATCTTGGGTGGTCCGGTGGCCACGCAGGAGGCGGCCGCGCGGGTGTATCGGGAGCATGCGCTTGCCGACGCCCCGCCTATCATCTCTTCGCTCAATATCGCCGTTGCCGATACGCCCGCGGCCGCCCGTGACCTGTTGTTACCGGAGGTCTATGCCAAGGTACTCGCGCAATCTACCGGCGAGTTCGCGGCCCTGCGGCCTGCAGGGGAGCTGGATATGGATGCGCTGACGGGGCAGCAGCGCCGGCGCATTGAGGAAGCGCTGGCCCATGACGTGTGGGGAACGGTGAAGGAAGTGGGGGAGGAGCTAAGGGGCGTCGGCAAGCGGCTGGGCGTAAGCGAGTTTGTGGTGACCGGAGATATGCCAGATGTGGCCGGTCGGGCGCGCTCGGAGGAGCTGCTGGCGAGCCTGCAGGCGGAAAACTGA
- a CDS encoding L,D-transpeptidase — protein MKHSLPSARRLIAAAGVACISLAAASCSSDSSAENQAADQESTAAASANGAKDGGKESEKKKDGLKASVKDGAKNVDPSKPVTVKTTGKLKSVTMTNELGVEVKEKLSKDAKTWSTAEDLGYNHTYSIVASDVDGNKKKLSFSTPQAAGVAEVSLSPIPDSEVGVGQVIGVNFGVPITDRKAAEKTITVTTNPEVKGAFYWVNNQEVRWRPKEYWEPGTKVEVKVDQYGKDLGGGIYGGENAKTNFTIGDRTVAIIDNATKTMKVFKNKKFLRAIPVSLGRDYQYDTPNGRYIIGDEHPQLVMDSETFGLAHEAGGYRTTVDWATQMSYSGIYVHSAPWSVGAQGNTNTSHGCINVTPEAAQWFQETMKRGDVVRVFNTYGETLNALDGLGDWNMSWGEWSKGNADANQ, from the coding sequence GTGAAACATTCCCTCCCTAGTGCGCGCCGCCTCATCGCGGCCGCGGGCGTTGCGTGCATTTCCCTAGCCGCCGCCTCCTGCTCCTCTGATTCCTCTGCCGAGAATCAGGCCGCTGACCAAGAATCCACCGCCGCCGCAAGCGCGAACGGCGCGAAAGATGGTGGCAAAGAGTCCGAAAAGAAAAAGGATGGTCTGAAGGCTTCCGTGAAAGACGGGGCGAAGAACGTGGATCCGTCTAAGCCCGTCACCGTGAAGACCACCGGCAAGCTCAAGAGCGTCACCATGACCAATGAACTGGGCGTGGAAGTCAAAGAAAAGCTCTCCAAGGACGCCAAGACGTGGTCTACGGCGGAGGACCTGGGCTACAACCACACCTATTCCATCGTGGCCTCCGATGTGGATGGCAACAAGAAGAAACTCAGCTTTTCCACCCCGCAAGCAGCGGGCGTTGCCGAAGTCTCGCTTAGCCCAATCCCGGATTCTGAGGTCGGCGTAGGCCAGGTCATTGGCGTGAACTTCGGCGTGCCGATTACGGACCGCAAGGCGGCCGAGAAGACCATTACTGTGACCACCAACCCTGAGGTTAAGGGCGCTTTCTACTGGGTCAACAACCAAGAGGTGCGCTGGCGTCCAAAGGAATACTGGGAGCCTGGCACCAAGGTTGAGGTGAAGGTGGACCAGTATGGCAAGGACCTAGGCGGCGGAATTTACGGCGGCGAGAACGCCAAGACCAATTTCACCATCGGTGACCGCACCGTGGCGATTATCGATAACGCCACCAAGACCATGAAGGTCTTTAAGAATAAGAAGTTCTTGCGCGCCATCCCGGTCTCGCTAGGCCGCGATTATCAGTACGATACGCCGAACGGGCGCTACATCATCGGTGATGAGCACCCGCAGCTAGTCATGGACTCGGAGACCTTTGGCCTAGCCCATGAGGCAGGCGGCTACCGCACGACCGTGGACTGGGCTACGCAGATGTCCTATTCCGGCATCTATGTTCACTCCGCTCCGTGGTCCGTAGGGGCGCAGGGCAATACCAATACCTCGCACGGCTGCATTAACGTGACGCCGGAGGCCGCACAGTGGTTCCAGGAAACCATGAAGCGCGGCGACGTGGTGCGCGTGTTCAATACCTACGGTGAAACGCTTAATGCGCTGGATGGCCTAGGTGACTGGAATATGTCCTGGGGCGAGTGGTCTAAGGGCAACGCGGACGCCAATCAGTAG
- a CDS encoding ABC transporter ATP-binding protein, which yields MDVELTISGLSAAYGKHRVLESVDVEKLHGGQLVGLLGPNASGKTTLIKSLAGVHRGCDGEVDFRVDGTAPRGKRRRQLIGYVPQDLTSTAALRAFEAVLISARREACEDPITRTGEVLHSLGLDAIASRYLNELSGGQRQLVAVAQMLVGNPGLMLLDEPTSALDLHHQIFVLDEVRAKAKRDGSLGLVAIHDINLAARMCDQLVVLKKGHIRAQGAPSDVLTGELVEGVYGVEADVVQHGGAPLIAPLRVK from the coding sequence GTGGACGTAGAACTGACTATTTCCGGGCTGAGTGCGGCCTATGGCAAGCACCGCGTGCTGGAGTCCGTGGATGTGGAAAAGCTCCACGGCGGGCAGCTGGTGGGCCTGTTGGGGCCGAATGCCTCCGGCAAGACCACGCTTATCAAGTCCCTGGCTGGAGTGCACCGCGGTTGCGATGGTGAGGTGGATTTCCGCGTCGATGGCACGGCCCCGCGCGGCAAGCGACGCCGGCAGCTCATCGGCTACGTGCCGCAGGATCTCACGAGTACGGCCGCGCTGCGGGCGTTTGAGGCCGTGCTGATCTCTGCACGCCGTGAGGCCTGCGAGGACCCGATTACGCGCACCGGTGAGGTGCTGCACTCGCTGGGCCTGGACGCGATTGCCTCGCGCTACCTCAACGAGCTTTCCGGCGGACAGCGCCAGCTGGTGGCGGTGGCGCAGATGTTGGTGGGCAACCCAGGCCTCATGCTTCTCGACGAACCCACGTCCGCCCTCGACCTGCATCACCAGATCTTCGTGCTGGACGAGGTGCGTGCCAAGGCGAAGCGCGACGGCAGCCTAGGCCTTGTGGCCATCCACGACATCAACCTGGCTGCGCGCATGTGCGATCAGCTGGTGGTGCTCAAGAAGGGCCATATTCGCGCTCAGGGCGCGCCTTCAGACGTTCTCACGGGGGAGCTCGTGGAAGGCGTGTATGGGGTAGAGGCGGACGTCGTCCAGCATGGCGGCGCTCCACTCATTGCCCCGCTGCGGGTGAAATAG
- a CDS encoding FecCD family ABC transporter permease, with amino-acid sequence MEGAEVAALARQHKKLTWQRIGIVAGLTLIAAVAFIISNFVGAIDISPAEVMKGIVNPAGLDDQTRTVLWQLRLPMAVMAVLIGMALSLAGAEMQTILNNPLAEPFTLGISAAAAFGGATSIVLKWQLIAQPQFNLALMAWLAAAVATAIIVVAAVIRGAKAETMVLLGIGLVFFFQAMLALIQYQSSAEALQQIVFWSMGSLTRANWAANGVLAAVLIIALPILWALGWRLTALRLGDARATAMGINTSRLRVVVLIVVSLVAATTVAFAGIIGFIGLVGPHIARMLVGEDQRYFLPASMAAGAAVMCAAHAVSLMIKPGLAIPIGIVTSLLGVPFFIAIVMTRRRALWT; translated from the coding sequence ATGGAGGGCGCAGAGGTAGCCGCGCTAGCGCGGCAGCATAAGAAGTTAACGTGGCAACGCATCGGCATCGTTGCGGGCCTGACGCTGATTGCAGCCGTGGCCTTCATTATCAGCAACTTTGTGGGCGCGATTGATATCAGCCCGGCCGAGGTCATGAAGGGCATTGTGAATCCCGCGGGGCTGGATGACCAGACGCGCACGGTGCTGTGGCAGCTGCGCCTGCCCATGGCCGTGATGGCCGTGCTCATCGGCATGGCGCTGTCTTTGGCCGGCGCAGAGATGCAGACCATCCTCAATAATCCGCTGGCCGAGCCTTTTACCCTTGGCATTTCCGCGGCCGCCGCGTTTGGTGGCGCGACCTCCATCGTGCTCAAGTGGCAGCTGATTGCGCAGCCGCAGTTCAACCTGGCGCTGATGGCATGGCTCGCGGCCGCAGTGGCGACGGCCATCATCGTGGTTGCGGCCGTTATCCGCGGCGCGAAGGCGGAGACTATGGTGCTGCTGGGCATCGGCTTGGTGTTCTTCTTCCAAGCCATGCTGGCGCTTATCCAGTACCAGTCCTCGGCCGAGGCGCTGCAGCAGATCGTCTTTTGGTCCATGGGTTCTCTTACCCGCGCCAATTGGGCGGCCAACGGCGTGCTGGCGGCCGTGCTGATTATCGCCCTGCCCATTTTGTGGGCGTTGGGCTGGCGCCTTACTGCCTTGCGGCTTGGCGACGCCCGCGCTACCGCCATGGGCATCAATACCTCCCGCCTGCGCGTTGTGGTGCTCATCGTGGTTTCGCTCGTCGCGGCGACCACCGTGGCCTTCGCGGGCATCATCGGCTTCATCGGCTTGGTGGGCCCGCACATCGCCCGCATGTTGGTGGGCGAGGACCAGCGCTACTTCCTGCCGGCCTCCATGGCGGCGGGCGCGGCCGTGATGTGTGCCGCGCATGCGGTGAGCCTGATGATTAAGCCGGGCCTGGCTATTCCCATTGGCATTGTCACCTCGCTTCTGGGCGTGCCATTCTTCATTGCCATCGTCATGACCCGAAGGAGGGCATTGTGGACGTAG
- a CDS encoding ABC transporter substrate-binding protein, with protein MAHTPFKVMAVVAASATALVGCGAAEEVTGGASGEAEFSFTDITGRDVELDKAPDRVILGEGRSLFATGVLNTDNPLDKVVGIGTDLKQNVPDYYNALEKELPSVNEVPEIGGFTKGDVTVEKLVSLDPDLIVLSLDQYDASREAGLTDKMEQAGLKYAVTDFRRKPLENTPKTMDIFGEIFGQEDRAEEFNADWQKTVDLVEERAEKVKDKPKTFVWRSAGVSDCCGSWNDSNISQLVNAAGGENIADEIIPGESGTITPEKVLEADPDMIIATGGDWSDMKDDEGHPVGYAAVGYGIDEKEAKGSVAKLPGKQTGFDKLRAVKEHHFHSMWHQFYDSPFNYLALLQVAEWVDPEAYADVDVAKQWMDAQEKYSPVSGEGTFFSTN; from the coding sequence ATGGCTCATACCCCCTTCAAGGTGATGGCGGTTGTGGCGGCGTCGGCAACCGCGCTCGTCGGCTGCGGAGCGGCCGAAGAAGTAACCGGCGGCGCCAGCGGCGAAGCCGAATTTTCCTTCACCGATATCACCGGCCGTGACGTGGAACTGGATAAGGCTCCCGACCGCGTGATTTTGGGAGAGGGCCGATCGCTTTTTGCTACCGGCGTACTCAATACCGATAATCCGCTGGACAAGGTCGTTGGCATCGGCACGGACCTCAAGCAAAATGTGCCGGATTACTACAACGCACTGGAAAAGGAGCTGCCCTCCGTCAACGAGGTTCCGGAGATTGGCGGCTTCACCAAGGGCGATGTCACCGTGGAAAAGCTTGTGAGCTTGGATCCGGATCTCATCGTGCTGTCGCTGGATCAATACGATGCCTCCCGCGAAGCGGGCCTGACCGACAAGATGGAGCAGGCCGGCCTGAAGTACGCGGTGACCGATTTCCGCCGCAAGCCGCTGGAGAATACGCCTAAGACCATGGACATCTTCGGCGAAATCTTCGGCCAGGAGGACCGCGCGGAGGAATTCAACGCGGATTGGCAAAAGACCGTGGACTTGGTAGAGGAGCGCGCGGAGAAGGTTAAGGATAAGCCAAAGACCTTCGTCTGGCGTTCGGCCGGCGTTTCCGATTGCTGCGGTTCGTGGAACGATTCCAATATTTCCCAGCTGGTCAACGCGGCCGGCGGCGAGAATATTGCCGATGAAATCATCCCGGGCGAGTCCGGCACAATCACCCCGGAAAAGGTCCTAGAAGCCGACCCGGACATGATCATTGCCACCGGTGGCGATTGGTCCGATATGAAGGACGATGAGGGCCACCCAGTCGGCTATGCGGCCGTCGGTTATGGCATCGATGAAAAGGAAGCCAAGGGCAGCGTGGCTAAGCTGCCGGGCAAGCAGACCGGCTTCGATAAGCTGCGCGCGGTCAAGGAACACCACTTCCACAGCATGTGGCACCAGTTCTATGATTCGCCGTTTAACTACCTGGCGCTGCTGCAGGTGGCCGAGTGGGTTGATCCGGAGGCGTATGCCGATGTGGACGTCGCCAAGCAGTGGATGGACGCGCAAGAAAAGTACTCGCCGGTCTCTGGCGAGGGAACCTTCTTTAGCACCAACTAA
- a CDS encoding glutaminase, producing MKTPIPFYLQEILTKVRDNRDGAVADYIPELAKAEPEYLGAAMCTTTGHVYSAGDDEVEFTLQSLSKPFVYALALQELGLSAVRDIVGMEPSGEAFNELSLNRDDHRPVNPMINAGAIAVTQLINGVDSEPAARVERLRTYFSRLAGRDLLIDDAMRSSELEVSERNLSLAHMLRNYDIIQDEAHDAVSTYIEQCSIVVTVRDLAVMSATLANGGVQPVTGDKILDADVCRLTLSVMSSAGMYDGAGRWMAEVGIPAKSGVSGGLLGTLPGQLGVATFSPRLNKEGNSVRGVDAFKLLSKDMGLHLMSTDERYGVNPVRKVEQDAELTVIYLQGLINFNAAETILYELMESDFGEGTVVLELSHITGTNRMGRRMLKEGLRRIRESGFDIAIVDPDGELEDRTMSDGTEVPKGEPEDYAINGESV from the coding sequence ATGAAGACACCAATCCCTTTTTATTTGCAGGAAATCCTCACCAAGGTGCGCGATAATCGCGACGGCGCCGTGGCGGACTATATTCCGGAGCTGGCTAAGGCGGAACCCGAGTATCTCGGCGCCGCGATGTGCACCACCACCGGCCACGTTTATTCTGCGGGCGATGATGAGGTGGAATTTACCCTTCAGTCCTTGTCCAAGCCTTTTGTTTATGCGCTGGCTCTCCAGGAGCTTGGTCTTTCCGCGGTGCGCGACATCGTGGGCATGGAGCCTTCGGGCGAGGCCTTCAACGAGCTTTCGCTCAACCGCGATGACCATCGGCCGGTCAACCCGATGATTAATGCGGGCGCGATTGCGGTCACGCAGCTGATTAATGGCGTGGATTCGGAGCCTGCCGCGCGCGTGGAGCGCCTGCGCACCTATTTTTCGCGGCTGGCGGGGCGAGATTTGCTTATCGACGACGCCATGCGTTCCTCCGAGCTGGAAGTCAGCGAACGCAACCTTTCGCTGGCGCACATGTTGCGCAACTACGACATCATCCAGGACGAGGCACACGATGCGGTGTCAACGTATATTGAGCAGTGCTCGATTGTGGTGACGGTGCGGGACTTGGCCGTGATGTCGGCAACGCTGGCCAATGGCGGCGTGCAGCCGGTGACGGGGGACAAGATTCTCGATGCGGACGTGTGCCGGTTGACGCTATCGGTAATGAGCTCGGCTGGCATGTACGACGGCGCCGGCCGATGGATGGCCGAGGTGGGTATCCCGGCGAAGTCGGGCGTTTCGGGTGGCCTGCTGGGCACGCTGCCGGGCCAGTTGGGCGTGGCGACATTCTCGCCGCGACTGAACAAAGAAGGCAACTCGGTGCGCGGGGTGGATGCGTTCAAGCTGCTGTCGAAGGACATGGGCCTGCACCTGATGTCCACGGACGAGCGCTACGGCGTGAACCCAGTGCGCAAGGTGGAGCAGGATGCGGAGCTGACCGTGATTTATCTGCAGGGCCTGATCAACTTCAACGCGGCTGAGACTATCTTGTACGAGTTGATGGAGTCGGACTTTGGCGAGGGCACGGTGGTGCTCGAGCTATCGCATATTACGGGCACGAACCGCATGGGTCGACGCATGCTGAAGGAGGGGCTGCGCCGAATTCGCGAGTCTGGCTTCGATATCGCCATCGTGGATCCGGATGGGGAGCTGGAAGATCGCACCATGTCGGACGGCACCGAGGTGCCCAAGGGCGAGCCGGAAGACTACGCGATCAACGGCGAATCCGTTTAG
- a CDS encoding DUF3618 domain-containing protein gives MARNIEDIQRDIERTRRQLAGTLDELAQRSKPQNFANEAKTAATDKLQDRNVQMALGGVGAAVVGLIAFSVFRSRRRKSDLKELQRLLSERH, from the coding sequence GTGGCACGCAATATTGAAGACATTCAGCGCGATATCGAGCGCACCCGCCGCCAGCTGGCCGGCACCCTGGACGAGCTGGCACAGCGCAGCAAGCCGCAGAACTTTGCCAACGAGGCTAAGACCGCGGCCACCGATAAGCTGCAGGACCGCAACGTGCAGATGGCCCTGGGCGGTGTCGGCGCCGCTGTGGTTGGCCTGATTGCTTTCTCGGTCTTCCGCTCTCGCCGCCGCAAGAGCGACCTGAAGGAGCTGCAGCGCCTGCTGTCCGAGCGCCACTAA
- the bcp gene encoding thioredoxin-dependent thiol peroxidase: protein MTENRLNVGDTAPAFALADDAGNTVSLPDYAGQRVLVYFYPRANTPGCTKEACDFRDSLEQLNDLNIAVVGISPDKPEALAKFRADHELNFPLLSDPDKSVMTAYGAFGEKKNYGKVVQGVIRSTFLVEPDGTIGQTHYNVKATGHVARVMKGLS from the coding sequence ATGACTGAAAACCGTTTGAACGTTGGAGATACCGCCCCTGCCTTTGCGCTTGCCGACGACGCCGGAAACACCGTTTCCCTCCCCGATTACGCAGGCCAGCGCGTACTGGTCTACTTCTACCCCCGCGCCAATACCCCGGGCTGCACCAAGGAAGCCTGCGATTTCCGCGATTCCCTGGAACAGCTCAATGATCTCAATATTGCCGTCGTAGGCATCTCGCCAGATAAGCCGGAGGCGCTGGCGAAGTTCCGCGCGGACCACGAGCTGAACTTCCCGCTGCTTTCGGATCCGGATAAGTCTGTCATGACCGCCTACGGCGCATTTGGGGAGAAGAAGAACTACGGCAAGGTTGTCCAGGGCGTTATCCGCTCCACCTTCCTGGTCGAGCCGGATGGCACCATCGGCCAGACGCACTACAACGTCAAGGCCACCGGCCACGTTGCCCGCGTAATGAAGGGGCTTAGCTAG